TCCTGCGCGTCGTCCTCGAGCACGAACACGACCGTATTATTCCAGAATGGTGAATGGGAGAGCGCGTCGATAACGCGTCCCAGGGCCAGGTCGTTGTCCGCGACGTACGCGCGCGGCGTCGGCGCGCCCGCCTTGGCACCCGCCGTATGGTCGTTCGGCAGTCGCAGGAAGGTCAGTGCCGGCATCGTGTCGGCAGCCACGAAACGGCGGAATTCCCCTAGCCATGCGTCGACCCGCTTTTGGTCCGTCGTCTCGAGGTCCCAACCCGGAAAGTCGGGCGAGGTGTTCGCAGCGAGAGGCGCCTTCGTGGCGGTCCAACGTCCGGAGCGATCCCGGATCGCGAACTCGCCGTAATTGCGTATCGTGACCCCGGCTCGGGCCGCAGAGTCCCATAGGTATCCGGTGCCCGGCTCATTCACGTCGTCGTCGGGAATCGTGTCGCGATTCTCCCCCTCGTAATCGTAGGTTCTTCCGCGGTCGGAGTAGAGGCTCGGAACGGTCTTCTCAACGTAGTCCGGCGCGTAGGCGGCCGTCGACCAGTCGTGGCCGTCCGCACTGACTTCGGCGTTTACGAAGAAGCGGTCGAACAGGCCGAAACGCTCGGCGAGCGCGTGATGATTGGGGCTCACGTCGCGCGGGAAATAGACGAGCGATGTGTCGCCGTCGCCCGCGCTCATGTCCCCGAACATCTGATCGTAGGTGCGATTCTCTTTGATGACATAGATCACGTGCGTGAACGGAGGGTACGTCGGCCGTGCCCGCGTCCTGTCCCAGCCCTCGGCGCGCGCGACGCGGCGGGACAGCGCGTCGAGGCCGCGCCCTGTGGGAAGGGACACCGTCGTGAGCGATCCCGAAGTCTGGCCCAGCGTGTAGGAGCGCTCGTCGGGTTCGGCCTTCTTCCCCGGCTGACGCCGCCTCGGATTCGGGCCGGTTCCGCGACCCTTGCCGTTCAACACCAGCAACGTGTTGCCGTCCGCCAGCACCGCGGTCGGATACCACTCGACCGGAACGCGCCCGAGAAGGGCGTCCCGGCCCTCCGTCCCCGGTGCGTCCGCTGTCGCGGCGCTCAGCTCGAACACCGCCGTCGCGTTGTTGTCCGCCTCGGCCACGTAGAGGCGGCGGTTGTCCCGTGAGAGCGCGAGCCCATTGGGCGTGGCACCCTCGGGAGGACCCTTTGCCGCCCCGTCGTTCAGCTCTCCGATTACCGCCCCGCGACGGGTGTCAACGACAGCAATCCGGTCGAAGCTCGCGCGTGCGACGAAAAGACGAGTCCCCCGCGTGTTGAGCACCAGAGCCGACGGATGCCGGCCGACCGGCACGCGCGGGCCCGCCTCGAGCCCGGCGGTGTGCGGCGCGAACGTCGCGAGCCAGGAGCCTCCCCACGCCGAAACGTACACGCGGCCGTCCGGACCCGCCACGACCCCGTACGGATATCGGCCGGTCGCCAGGCGCTGGACGACACGACCGGCGCTCAGGTCGACGACGGCGAGCGAGTCCGCGAGGTTCTCGGCGACGTAGAGCCACCGCCCATCCGGCGAAATCGCCATGCCCGATGGGTAGCGGATCCCGAGGCCGACGGAGCCCTTGGGATCGAGCCGGATGCTGTCCGAGAGCGCGGCCGAATCCCCCTCCCAGGTGTACCGATAAACCACGTCCTGGCTGCCTCCGGACGCATAGAGCGTCCGCCCGTCGCGGGAGAATGCGAGACCGAGAAAGGCCGCGGGCTGGACAAGGGTCTGAGTGACCCTCCGACTCGTCGGATCAACGACCTGGAGGCTCTGCTCGCGGTGTCCACTCAAGAGCGCGACCACCCGGGCGGAATCAGGACTGAAAGCCATCGCGAGCGGCATCGACCCGAGTTCGATCGAGGAGCCAGCCGGGTCCAAGACGACGCCGGTTGGAAGCCGAATCGGTTCGACGGCCAGGCGCGAGCACGAGGCGATCGCGATAACCGCAAGGACCGGCACGCGGGCGACGGAAGTTAGGATCCTGGATGTTGCTCTCAGAGCCAACCTCACGTAATGGTGTGTGTAGACTCGCGAACCGGAAAGAGACTGGTATCCTAGCACGGTCGTGCCCGGCGCGATACCGGGGGCCGATCCGCCAGCCCGTTGGGCGGTCTTCGCTTAGACCACCCTCGCCGCGGCTGAAGAAGCGCCCCCTCCACGCCGATAACTACTTGGCACTCGCGCTGCCCGGGCTGGTCCGGGCGCCGGTTCCCTTATCGCCAAAGCCAGAGCCATGGAGCGCATTTCGTGAAGAAGCGCCGACTGCTGCGCAAGACGCAAGTTGTCCAGTTTCTCCTGCGCGTTTCCAAGTTCCTTCTCAAGAGCCAGCTCATGACGCTCTTGCTGGGGCTTTGCGCTTTGGGCTTCGTCGTGGGGAAGCAGGTGCACCCCGACCCCAAAGCCGTGCCCTTCGAGGAGCTGTTCGAGAATCTGAGCGTGGTTTCGTACCGCGAGACGCCATCCGACTCGACCGCCCACTTTGTGGTCGAGCTCTCGACCCGCGGCCGAGTATTCCGGCAGTACGACATCGATGCGCGGCGATTCGAGGCGCCGATGCGCGGGCATGACTATCGGCGCTCGATCAGCATCACGCGCTACCCTCCCATCAAAGTGCGCGGTCACGTGAACCGCGGCTTCTGGCTCGAGCTTCCCGATTCTTCCGACCACGCTCTCCTCCCCGGGCAGTTCGACGAGCTCTACCAGACGACCCTCAACTTCGTGAAACCGCTTTCGGCGGCGGCTGTCGTGCTCGGAACGCTCTCGGGGTACTCGATGGGCTACCGCATGGGCACATGGAGCACCTCGTTGTCCAACCCGAAGGTGCAGGAGCGCGTACTCGCCGTTCCGGGCATCGGCCGCGTGATCGCGCGGGAGGCCTGGCGGCGGGTTCTCCTCGAGCCGGTCGTCATGGACCAGGAGAGCGACGCCGGACGATTCGCCTCGGTTCGCGGAACACAGCGCATCTACACCAACTTCTTCCGGCTCGCCCTCGCCGACAGCAATGACTTTATCCCCCATGAGACCGCCCGTCTGGACTCGGCCGGATGTCCCTACGAATCACGCACGATGCGCGCCTTCGCGCAGGCGGTCCATTGTGCGACCCAGGACACATGCGATCTCGCGAGCATCGACTTTGCCGCGATCGAGAATTGGGCGAACCTGCTCGACCGCCGCGGGCACTGGGCGTACAGGTCGACCCCGCCCCGGGGCGTGGAGCGCATGCGGTACTTCGGCACGCTCGCCTGGTATGGGGTCGCCCCATCCGAGCCCGACGAACGGCGCATCTGGGTGGGGCGCCGCCTCCTTGTGCGAAACGGCGATACGGAAGGCTTCGTCGCGGACGAGATCCCGCTGACCCGGGTGGGATGTCCCATCGCGTGGCGGGAATGGCTCCGCGGCGACAGCAAGTATCTGAGCGGGAATGCCTGGACCGCGCAGTTCATGAGGGAGTCGCGGCAGTTTGCGCCGGTGGTGCAGCTCGGGCGCGGCATCGCGAACAGACTGATCGGGAAGGAGTGAGGCCCCCTCCTTTCTAAGAACGCGACGCCCCGGGCTCCGAAATCCCCTTGACAGCCGCGCCCGTTCGCCGCAGATTGGAAACACGTCTCCCCCCTGCCGCTCCAACCATTCCCCAACAGCCGGCGACGAATCCCATGTGACGTGATGGATGTCCCAACCGGGCGCCCCAGACCGGTTGGAGGTTCTTTTCTTCCGCATTCGATCGAGCCGGGAAGGTATCAGGGGGATTGGTGGAATGAGATCCGGGCTCTCGCTCCTGGGCATCCTCGCACTCTGGGCTTCCGTCTGCGCATTCCAGTCGCCCGACCCGGCGGCACCCGGCCGTCCGGACCAGCACCTCCTGATTCGCAACGACGGCAAATTCGTCCACAACGTCGGCCAGCTGCTGCTGCAGATCAGCAATTACGGGGTTACGGGCGCGCCCTTCTACGGGGCCTTCTCGAACGTGCCGGGGGCCGAGTGGCCTCCTGGCTCGGGAAATGACTACATGTACGCCGCCGGCCTGTGGGTCGGGGCGCTCGACGCGAGCGGAATTCCGCACGTCACCACCAGCATCGGGCGCACCCGGTTTGACTTCGAGATGTCCCCGACGTTTCAGCCAAGGAATCCATGCGTATCCCTTCCACCCGACAAGGTCGCCGACGTGCGGGAATCCTACGAGGGGGCGCCCGGCGGAAACCGGATCATCTCGGCCAGCGTGAACGCCGACGATGACGGAGACGGGCTGATCGACGAGGACTTTCCGAACGGGGAGGACGATGACGGGGACGGGCGGTGCGACGAGGATTATTCGGCCATCGGCCAGCAGATGCTGGCCTGCGAGTACTTCGACGACCTCGAGAACATCCGGGCCGGGAGCCCCGAGCACGTTCCACTCGGGCTCAAGATCCAGCAGACCTCCTACGCGTGGGCAACTCCCGGGCAGAACGATTTCGTCGGCATGGACTACAAGATCATCAACCGCAGCGGCTCCACATTGCGGAACGTCTTCGTCGGGATCTTCGCCGATATGGACATTGGAAGCCGTGCCGCGTGTCCCGACTGCTACTACCTGGACGACGAGGCCGGGCTCTTTGATTCGACGGTAATCTACGTGGGATCCGCCGGCGATATCGTGAAGCGAAGGATCCAGATGGGGTACATGTGGGACAATCCGGACGATCCGGCTCGGACGCAGGACAACAAAGGGGGCGACGCACCCGGATACATCGGGTGCATGTTCCTGAATCACACGACCGACCCGAGCGGGGCGTCGGCTCCCCGAAGAGTGGGCATCACCTCGTTCAAGTTCTTTTCGGGAGACGCGTCGTTTGCGTCCGGAGGGGATCCCAGGAACGATTCCCAGCGTTACATTCTCATGTCCGATCCGATGCTGAACCCCGATGTCGTGGGGCAGATCACCTCGTCGAGACCGCTCGACTATCGATTCACCATGACGACCGGGCCGTTCCGGTCCATTCTTCCCGACTCATCCTTGACGATTTCCGTGGCCTGGGTGATGGGACTGGGGCGAGGGCCGAGCCAGGCCGGCGGAACCTTGATCGACAACGCGATCCGGGCCCAGCAGGTCTTCGACGGGCTGTACACCGACCTGGATGGCAACGCCCTCACGGGGACCTGTGGGAAGGAGACATGCCTCCTCAACACACAAGTCGGGGGGCGCTTCGTCTACCAGATCCCCGAGTCCTCGCTATGCCGCCTGCGGTTTCACACCGACGTACACACCGTGCCCCAGTTCGCAGATGTGACACCGTGGGATCCGAACACGCCGTGCGAGAACCAGCAGGACGGGAAATACGTGTGCCAGGACCGCCTCGGGGGAACGATCCCGAACGGCGGGGCGCACTGCGCGAGCGAGGACACGCTCGCCACGGTGATCGTCGCGCCCACCTGTACGTACGTGGACTTCGACTGCGACGCGAGCACGGGCCAAGGCGGTCGGGAGCATCTGGTGAACTGGGTCGCCGCGGCACCCTTGCCCTTGCCCTTTTACGGCGGAGAGAACGGGCAGGGCGAGGTCGCGGACTACCTGCGCAACTACTCGAGCACTCGCACCTCCGCCTGGTTTTTCCCCGGGGACCGGAAAGTCACCCTCAAGTGGAACAACTTCGCCGAGCAGGTGCGCGACGTCCAGCACGGGAACCTCAAGACGTTCGTCGGCTACCGGATCTATCGCGCGGCCGGGTGGACGCGTCCTCTGGGGACGAACGCGCCTTCCCGGGACCTGTGGTCCCTCCTGGGCGAATGGCGGCCGAGGCCCGGGGGTACCTCCGCGAGGTCCTTGTCGGAGCTGATTGACCCATCCGTTCCCATCATCACCAGCAATCCCGTCGAGGTCCATTGGGACCCGAACCGGCGCCTGGTTCGCAACGATACGACCTACACGGAAATCGATACGCTGTTCGCGGTGGGGCGGTACAGCTACGTGGACGCGCACGTGCTGAACGGCTTCCCGTACTTCTATGCGATCATTCCGCTTTCGCTGGTGCCGGGCGACTCGGCAGGCTCGGACGTGACCTTGCAGGGGAACCCGAGCGCGTCGAACGCGCAGGTCGTGTATCCGCGGGGGGATTCGCGGAACGACCAGAAGCATGTGTTCGTCGTGCCCAACCCCTACAAGGGAGGAGCAGAGTGGGATCTCGTGCCCCAGGGAGACGATCCATCGGGAACGAAGGTCACATTCATGAACCTGCCCCGCACCAGGGGGACCATCCATATTTTCACCGTGGCGGGCGATCTCGTGAGGGATATCCCCTTCGACGGGAGGCCGCCCGGGGATCTTCAGTACGGGAAGGACCCCGTAACGTCGGGCCAGGGCTCGGTCCCCTGGAACATGATCTCGCGGAATGGGCAGAAGATCGTGACCGGGATCTACCTTTTCTCCGTGGACACCGAGCTCGGGCACGAGGTCGGAAGATTCGTGGTCATCCGGTAGGCGGTTCCCCGTCCTGGGTCACCAAGCCTCTCAAGAAAACAACGGGCTCGGTGACCGGAGTCACGGACGGCCGGCGCCCTTCGAGGCATTATGGAAGTGCCGGCGGTGCGCGGCGCTCTCCGTTTTGCAGCCGGGCCCTCTCGCTACTATGACCATGCTTACCTTCGAGGGTTGAGGCTGCTCGCCACGGATCGTCGCGGTGCCGCCGGTGCTTCTATTCCGCCTCGCGTGATGCGATCTTATGAAGCAGCGCGGGGTGCCGCAGTCTGATCCTGCCGCGCGAGAGGCTGATCGCCCCGAGCCGCTCGAACTCCTTGAGCAGCCTGCTGACCACTTCCCGCGCCGTGCCGAGGTCGGCCGCGATCACGGCGTGCGTGATTTCGATGCTGCCATGGGTGCCGTCTGCCTCGAGGAGGAGCTCCTCCAGGCGGCTCGCGAGCCTCTGATCCATCCGGCGGAAGGCCACCTCCTCTACCAGCGACATCACCTCGCTGAGGCGCCTCGAGAACATCTCGAAGACGAACGTTCGAAGCGACTCGTGTTCCGCCATCCAGAGGCGGAACGCGGCGGCCGGAACGACAATCGCTTGGACGTCCTCCTCGACCCTGGCCATGGCCGGGACCCGACTGTCCGAGAGGATGCACGACACGTTCAGGGGGCACACCTCACCGGCCCCGACGTGGTAGAGCGTGATCTCCTGACCGCTCTCCGCCAGCTTGAAGACCCGCATCTTGCCGCTGACGATGATCGCGAAGTGGGCGCACGAATCACCCTCTCGAAGGAAGTAGGCGCCCGCCTCGAGACGAACGACCGTTGCCGCCTCCGTGAGCGCGCGTTGTAGGTCGAGCGGGGCGTGGGTGAAGAAAGGGATTCGATCCAGAGCTTCGCGCTTGTCGTCGGCGGAGACTCGACCGCTCGCGACGGTACCAGCCATGAGGTCCTCCCGAGCCGGGGCCTTCCGATCCCCGAGGCGAGTACCATCGCACAGGCCTGTCCGCGCGACAACGGTCCTTCGAGCGCGGGCGGGCACCCCCCGATTCTGGCAGCGGTTACGCGGAGGATAGGGTAGGCTCTTGCGCGCCCTTCGTTCGGTTCGCCCTGGATCAAGGAGGTGAGCGATGCGGATTCACAGCGGTGCCGGCCTCGTCTTCGCGGCTACAATCTTGCTCCTCTTCGCCTCGGCTTCAGCCGCTCGAGCGGATGTTTCCG
The genomic region above belongs to Candidatus Eisenbacteria bacterium and contains:
- a CDS encoding Crp/Fnr family transcriptional regulator, whose translation is MAGTVASGRVSADDKREALDRIPFFTHAPLDLQRALTEAATVVRLEAGAYFLREGDSCAHFAIIVSGKMRVFKLAESGQEITLYHVGAGEVCPLNVSCILSDSRVPAMARVEEDVQAIVVPAAAFRLWMAEHESLRTFVFEMFSRRLSEVMSLVEEVAFRRMDQRLASRLEELLLEADGTHGSIEITHAVIAADLGTAREVVSRLLKEFERLGAISLSRGRIRLRHPALLHKIASREAE
- a CDS encoding bifunctional YncE family protein/alkaline phosphatase family protein, whose protein sequence is MPLAMAFSPDSARVVALLSGHREQSLQVVDPTSRRVTQTLVQPAAFLGLAFSRDGRTLYASGGSQDVVYRYTWEGDSAALSDSIRLDPKGSVGLGIRYPSGMAISPDGRWLYVAENLADSLAVVDLSAGRVVQRLATGRYPYGVVAGPDGRVYVSAWGGSWLATFAPHTAGLEAGPRVPVGRHPSALVLNTRGTRLFVARASFDRIAVVDTRRGAVIGELNDGAAKGPPEGATPNGLALSRDNRRLYVAEADNNATAVFELSAATADAPGTEGRDALLGRVPVEWYPTAVLADGNTLLVLNGKGRGTGPNPRRRQPGKKAEPDERSYTLGQTSGSLTTVSLPTGRGLDALSRRVARAEGWDRTRARPTYPPFTHVIYVIKENRTYDQMFGDMSAGDGDTSLVYFPRDVSPNHHALAERFGLFDRFFVNAEVSADGHDWSTAAYAPDYVEKTVPSLYSDRGRTYDYEGENRDTIPDDDVNEPGTGYLWDSAARAGVTIRNYGEFAIRDRSGRWTATKAPLAANTSPDFPGWDLETTDQKRVDAWLGEFRRFVAADTMPALTFLRLPNDHTAGAKAGAPTPRAYVADNDLALGRVIDALSHSPFWNNTVVFVLEDDAQ